The nucleotide sequence AGTGCAGTTCCGGCATGTTGTCGAAGTTCATGCCGTAGATCGTGCCGACCAGGGTGGGGGCGAACAGGATGGCCGCCCAGGAGGAGATCTTCTTGATCTCCTCGTTCTGTTCGAAGCCCGCTTCCGCCAACGCGCGCATTTCCGCGTTCTGTTGCTGGGTGACCAGGGTCGCGTTGACCGTCAGGATGTCCGTGAGGGCCTGGCGGAAGCCGTCCACGCGTTCGCTGGTGTGGGTGACGTGGTCGGCCACGTCGCGGAGGTAGCGCTGGAGTTCCTCGTCCGTGCCGTACTTGGCGAAGCCGGCCATCAGACCGTGGAGCATGCCCACCAGGGGGCGGGTCGCGCGCTGGAACTCGACCATTTCGCGGGAGAGTTCGTAGATGCGGCGGGAGACCGCCGGGTCGCCGCCGAAGACCTCCGTCTCGATCTCGTCGATGTCGTTCTGGACGCCCGCCACCACCGGGGCGTAGCCGTCGACCACCGCGTCCAGGATCGCGTACAGGACCGCCTCCGGGCCCAGGGCGAGGAGTTCCGGGTCCTTCTCCATGCGGCGGCGGACTGTGGAGAGGTCCGGGGCGGCGCCGTGGCGGACCGTGATCAGGAAGTCCGGGCCCACGAAGATGTGGAGTTCGCCGAAGTCGACCTCCTCCTGGGCGTCCAGGTAGCGCGCGGCCCTCAGGACCACGAAGAGGGTGTCGCCGTAGCGCTCAAGTTTCGGGCGCTGATGGGCCTCCATCGCGTCCTCGACGGCCAGCTCGTGCAGGTCGAACTCGGCTGCCAGGGAGTGGAGTTCCTCCGCCGTGGGGCGCTGGAGGCCGATCCACGCCATGCCGTCCGGGTGCTCGCGCAGCTGGCGGAAGGTTTCCGCGAGCGTCGCCGGGGACGAGACCCGGTGGCCGTCCCGGTACAGGCTCGCCTGCACCACGCTCGGCCGCGCCTCCGCCGGCTCGGGGGCGGCCGTCGTCGGCGGCTGCGCCGGGGGGCGGCGCCATCCGGCGCGTGGGCGTCGGTCGGACATCTCGTACACCTCCTTGGTCTCCGCGAAGGATATATGGGGTCGGGCTGGGGTGAATCGCATCCGCGCAGGTCGGGGCGTGCAGGCCCCCGGACGCCCCGGGGAAGCCTTGCGGACCGTATCTGTCCGCAAGCCCGAGTAGCGTGCCGCCATGGCCCCCAAGACGAACCACCCCGTGCTCGGTGCCCGCGCCCTGAACCGCGCCACCCTCGACCGCCAGCTGCTGCTCCGCCCCTCCCCGCGGGGCGTCTTCGAGGCCGTCGAGCACCTCCTCGGCCTCCAGGCACAGAACACCAAGCCGCCGTACTACGCGCTCGCCGCCCGCCTCGAAGGATTCCGGCCCGAGCAGCTGTCCACGCTCATGGAGTCCCGCGCCGTCGCCCGGATCGTCACCATGCGCTCCACAGTGCACACCCACACCGCCGGCGACGCGGTCGCCCTGCGGCGGCTCGTCCAGCCCGGGGCCATCGACCGCGAACTCGCCCTCTTCGTCTCCCGCGGCGGGCTCGACGGCGTCGACCTCGACCGGCTCGCCGCCACCGCCCGCGCCCTCGTCGAGGAGCGGCCCCGCACCCCCAAGCAGCTGCGCGAGGAGCTGCTCCCGCTCTGGCC is from Streptomyces venezuelae ATCC 10712 and encodes:
- a CDS encoding magnesium and cobalt transport protein CorA, coding for MSDRRPRAGWRRPPAQPPTTAAPEPAEARPSVVQASLYRDGHRVSSPATLAETFRQLREHPDGMAWIGLQRPTAEELHSLAAEFDLHELAVEDAMEAHQRPKLERYGDTLFVVLRAARYLDAQEEVDFGELHIFVGPDFLITVRHGAAPDLSTVRRRMEKDPELLALGPEAVLYAILDAVVDGYAPVVAGVQNDIDEIETEVFGGDPAVSRRIYELSREMVEFQRATRPLVGMLHGLMAGFAKYGTDEELQRYLRDVADHVTHTSERVDGFRQALTDILTVNATLVTQQQNAEMRALAEAGFEQNEEIKKISSWAAILFAPTLVGTIYGMNFDNMPELHWAGGYPFAVLLMAVVCTSLYVVFKKKDWL